A segment of the Terribacillus aidingensis genome:
GGTATAATGACATATAGAAAGGGTGACAGTATGGAACGTGTATTATTGATGGCAGTCCATCACCAAAATCAAACATTAGAGCGATTCCAATCCTCGCTTGATGAATTAGAAGCATTAACAGAGACGGCAGGAGGCGAAGTGGCAGGGATTGTCACGCAGAAACGGGAACGCCTGCATCCTGGTACATATTTTGGATCAGGGAAGCTGGAGGAACTTGCTGAGCTAGTGGAGCAGGAAGAGCCGCTTCTGGTCATATCAAACGACGAATTGTCTCCAGGACAATTAAAAAATATCAGCAACCGAATTGGGGTTCGGGTCATCGACCGGAGTCAGCTAATTCTCGATATATTCGCAACACGTGCACATACCCGTGAAGGTAAACTGCAGGTGGAATTGGCACAGATGCAATATTTGCTGCCTAGACTATATGGACAAGGTACAGAAATGAGCCGGCTTGGAGCTGGTATCGGAACAAGAGGACCTGGTGAGACGAAACTGGAAACCGACAGACGGCATATCCGCCGCCGAATCGATGAAATCAAGCAGCAGCTGAAAGCTGTCGTTTCGCACCGCTCCCGTTACCGGGAACGACGAAAAGCGAATCAGGCTTTTCAAGTTGCCTTGGTCGGCTATACAAATGCCGGTAAATCGACAATCTTCAACCGGGTGACTGGAAACGACAGTCTGGAGCAGGACCAGCTGTTCGCTACGCTTGATCCAATGACGCGCCGTATGCGCCTTCCATCCGGTTTTCAAGCGCTGCTCACGGATACGGTTGGTTTTATCCAGGACCTTCCGACAGCTCTTATCGCCGCTTTCCGTTCAACACTGGAGGAAGTGACAGAAGCTGATTTTATCATTCATATGGTCAATAGCGCGCATCCAGATCATGAACAGCAGCAGGCGACTGTGCTGAAGCTGCTCCATGAACTCGGAGCTGATCATTTGCCGATTTTGACAGTTTACAACAAAGCAGATTTGCTAACAGAGGATTTCATTGCTAGTGCACATCCATATGTCCAGATCTCTGCATTCAAAGAAGAAGACCGCAGACTTGTAATGGATAAGGTACAGGAAATGATCCAGGAAGCAAGTGAATTTTATGATACAATCGTACCTGCCGCTGGCGGCCGTCTGTTAGACAAGCTTGCGCAGGAGACGATTTTAACAAAAAGGAATTACAACGAGGAAATGGATGCCTATGAAGTGAGCGGGTATGTATTGCCAAATCATCCACTTTTCCATCAGTTGAAAGGAAAGAATGAAGCATGATAAACGAAACAGCAAGAAGAACAGAAGAAGAAACAAGCGCCGAGCGCGCTGGAATAGATTCCATCGTAGAAAAGAATCAGAAACGAGTGATGGATGCATTCCGCAATCAGCGCGTAAGTGACAGTCATTTCAATCCCACAACGGGTTATGGATATGATGACTTTGGTCGGGAGACCCTTGAAAAGGTTTACGCAGAAGTGTTCGGCGGAGAGGATGCACTTGTGCGTCCTCAGATCGTTTCAGGTACACACGCGATAACTACTGCATTATTCGGTGTTTTGCGTCCTGGTGATCAATTGCTTTATATTACCGGAAAGCCATATGACACACTGGAAGGCGTCATTGGAAACCGAGAAGAAGATACAGGGTCATTAAAGGATTTCGGTGTCACATACGATGCGGTTGATCTGACGGAGGATGGTGCAATCGACTATCCAGCTGTGGCAGATAAGCTTTCTGAGAAGACGAAGGTGGTGGCGATCCAGCGTTCCAAAGGATATGCCGACCGGCCTTCTTTTTCTGTTACAGAAATCGGTGAAATGGTTTCTTTCGTAAAAGGGAAGTATCCAGATGCTATCGTTTTCGTCGATAACTGCTATGGAGAATTCGCCGAAACAGAGGAGCCGCTCCATGTTGGTGCGGATTTGATTGCCGGATCACTAATCAAGAATCCAGGCGGCGGTATCGTACGTGCGGGAGGCTATATTGCCGGCCGGACTGATTTGATCGAGTTATGTGCCAACCGTTTGACTGCGCCAGGGCTCGGAAAAGAAACAGGAGCATCACTTGGCATGCTACAGGAGCTGTTCCAAGGATTCTTTCTGGCACCGCATGTTGTTGGGGAGGCGTTAAAAGGAGCCGTCTTTACATCAAGATTTCTTGAGCTTCTCGGCTTTTCGACTTCACCGAAATTCAACAGCAAACGCGTCGATTTGATTCAATCAGTGAACTTCCACTCGGCAGATCAGATGATTGCCTTCTGTCAGGCAATTCAGCATGCATCACCTGTCAACGCTCATGTGACGCCGCATGCAGCACCGATGCCGGGATATGAAAGTGATGTCATCATGGCAGCCGGAACCTTCATCCAAGGAGCCAGCCTGGAATTAACAGCAGATGGACCGATCCGCCCGCCATATACGGCTTTTGTCCAGGGCGGTTTGACTTATGCCCATGTGAAGCTCGCTATTATGGATGCAGCTCAAAATCTATTAGAAAAAGGCTTGATATCAACTAATCAAGCATACTAAAAATTTTCATGTCAACTAAGCTAACACGTGTTGACATTTAAAATTACCTACGTTTATAATAGACGTAGAGTACATAAGGAAAGGGGATGGACGATAAATGAGTGACATGAATCGCCGATCTATGCCCTTGTTCTCTATTGGTATTGTAAAATCACTTACTGCATTAACAGCGAGACAAATCCGTTATTATGAAGACAACGGACTGATTTTCCCAGCAAGAACAGAAGGCAATCAGCGTCTTTTCTCATTCAATGATGTGGATCGACTGCTGGAAATCAAGGAATTGATCGATAAAGGAATCAACCTTGCCGGAATCAAGCAAATGCTGCCATACAGAGAAAAACCGACAGCAGAAATGCTTGAAACACCGATCGAACCGGAAATCTCTGATAAAGCATTAAGACAGATGCTGCGTCAGGAACTGATGGATACCGGGCGATTAGGCAAAGCTTCGTTACGTCAGGGAGAGTTATCACGATTCTTCCATTAATAGAGGAGGAGAAAGAATGGCGAAATTTACTAGAGAAGATGTAATCAAGATTATCAAGGAGGAGAACGTAAAGTTCATTCGTTTACAGTTCACCGACTTGCTTGGCACAATTAAAAACGTGGAAATCCCGCTTAGCCAGCTGGACAAAGCATTGGATAACGAAATGATGTTCGACGGATCTTCCATCGAAGGTTTCGTACGCATCGAAGAGTCCGACATGAAGCTTTACCCGGACTTGGATACATTCGTTGTATTCCCTTGGACGAGCGAAAAAGGCAAAGTGGCACGTTTCATCTGTGATATCTACACTCCAGAAGGAGAGCCATTCGAAGGCTGCCCACGTTACAACCTGAAGCGTAACATTAAAAAAATGGAAGAGCTTGGATTCAGCGCATTCAACATCGGTACAGAGCCGGAATTCTTCTTGTTCAAACTTGATGAAAAAGGCGAGCCGACATTGGAATTGAACGATAAAGGCGGCTACTTCGACCTTGCACCAACTGACCTAGGCGAAACTACTCGTCGTGATATCGTATTGGAATTGGAAGAGATGGGCTTTGAAATTGAAGCTTCCCACCACGAAGTGGCACCAGGCCAGCACGAAATCGATTTCAAATATGCTGATGCACTGAAACATGCTGATGACATCCAAACATTCAAACTAGTAGTAAAAACAATTGCTAGAAAGCATGGTTTGCATGCAACATTCATGCCAAAACCTTTATTCGGTGTAAACGGTTCTGGTATGCACTGCAACATGTCTCTATTCAAAGACGGCAAAAATGCTTTCTACGATGAAAGCGGCGAGTTGAAGCTTTCTGAAACAGCTTACCAGTTTATCGCAGGTACATTGAAGCATGCAGTTAACTTCACAGCGGTTACAAACCCGACAGTTAACTCTTACAAACGTCTTGTACCAGGTTATGAAGCTCCATGCTACGTAGCATGGTCCGGTAAAAACCGCAGCCCGCTTATCCGTGTACCATCCGCTCGCGGAGCAA
Coding sequences within it:
- the hflX gene encoding GTPase HflX, translating into MERVLLMAVHHQNQTLERFQSSLDELEALTETAGGEVAGIVTQKRERLHPGTYFGSGKLEELAELVEQEEPLLVISNDELSPGQLKNISNRIGVRVIDRSQLILDIFATRAHTREGKLQVELAQMQYLLPRLYGQGTEMSRLGAGIGTRGPGETKLETDRRHIRRRIDEIKQQLKAVVSHRSRYRERRKANQAFQVALVGYTNAGKSTIFNRVTGNDSLEQDQLFATLDPMTRRMRLPSGFQALLTDTVGFIQDLPTALIAAFRSTLEEVTEADFIIHMVNSAHPDHEQQQATVLKLLHELGADHLPILTVYNKADLLTEDFIASAHPYVQISAFKEEDRRLVMDKVQEMIQEASEFYDTIVPAAGGRLLDKLAQETILTKRNYNEEMDAYEVSGYVLPNHPLFHQLKGKNEA
- a CDS encoding methionine gamma-lyase family protein, whose translation is MINETARRTEEETSAERAGIDSIVEKNQKRVMDAFRNQRVSDSHFNPTTGYGYDDFGRETLEKVYAEVFGGEDALVRPQIVSGTHAITTALFGVLRPGDQLLYITGKPYDTLEGVIGNREEDTGSLKDFGVTYDAVDLTEDGAIDYPAVADKLSEKTKVVAIQRSKGYADRPSFSVTEIGEMVSFVKGKYPDAIVFVDNCYGEFAETEEPLHVGADLIAGSLIKNPGGGIVRAGGYIAGRTDLIELCANRLTAPGLGKETGASLGMLQELFQGFFLAPHVVGEALKGAVFTSRFLELLGFSTSPKFNSKRVDLIQSVNFHSADQMIAFCQAIQHASPVNAHVTPHAAPMPGYESDVIMAAGTFIQGASLELTADGPIRPPYTAFVQGGLTYAHVKLAIMDAAQNLLEKGLISTNQAY
- a CDS encoding MerR family transcriptional regulator, with the protein product MSDMNRRSMPLFSIGIVKSLTALTARQIRYYEDNGLIFPARTEGNQRLFSFNDVDRLLEIKELIDKGINLAGIKQMLPYREKPTAEMLETPIEPEISDKALRQMLRQELMDTGRLGKASLRQGELSRFFH
- the glnA gene encoding type I glutamate--ammonia ligase, which produces MAKFTREDVIKIIKEENVKFIRLQFTDLLGTIKNVEIPLSQLDKALDNEMMFDGSSIEGFVRIEESDMKLYPDLDTFVVFPWTSEKGKVARFICDIYTPEGEPFEGCPRYNLKRNIKKMEELGFSAFNIGTEPEFFLFKLDEKGEPTLELNDKGGYFDLAPTDLGETTRRDIVLELEEMGFEIEASHHEVAPGQHEIDFKYADALKHADDIQTFKLVVKTIARKHGLHATFMPKPLFGVNGSGMHCNMSLFKDGKNAFYDESGELKLSETAYQFIAGTLKHAVNFTAVTNPTVNSYKRLVPGYEAPCYVAWSGKNRSPLIRVPSARGASTRVEVRSVDPSANPYLAMSVLLAAGLDGIKNNMEAPASIDRNIYVMDKAEREKNGVADLPATLYDALEQLKSDDIIVEALGDHLFEHFIEAKEIEWDMFRTQVHPWEREQYMEDF